A part of Lacinutrix sp. 5H-3-7-4 genomic DNA contains:
- a CDS encoding prohibitin family protein encodes MEKLPKLGIPVIIGIIILVILIAKSAVTIGPGEGGVIFERLGNGINTDKTYGEGFHIVAPWNDMIVRKVRQQSISDQMNVLSVNGLEVKVNGTIWYEPEYSKLGLLIKTKGEDYERELLDPAVNAAARSVVGRYTPEQLYSSKRDLIEQEILDEVTKLLEGQYLNVKRVLVEDVQLPPTIRQAIERKLKQEQESLEYEFRLVTASKEADKQRIEAQGKADANKILSASLTDKILQDKGIEATVKLSESSNSKVIVIGSGDTGMPIILGNQ; translated from the coding sequence ATGGAGAAATTACCAAAATTAGGAATACCAGTAATTATAGGAATCATTATTCTAGTGATTTTAATAGCAAAATCTGCCGTAACAATAGGACCTGGTGAAGGTGGCGTTATTTTTGAACGTTTAGGGAATGGTATAAATACAGATAAAACTTATGGAGAAGGTTTTCATATAGTTGCACCTTGGAACGATATGATTGTACGTAAAGTTCGCCAGCAATCCATCTCAGACCAAATGAATGTACTTTCTGTAAATGGATTAGAAGTAAAAGTTAATGGTACAATTTGGTACGAACCAGAATATAGTAAATTAGGACTTTTAATAAAAACTAAAGGTGAAGACTACGAACGCGAATTATTAGATCCTGCAGTAAATGCAGCAGCAAGAAGTGTTGTTGGACGTTACACACCAGAGCAATTATATTCTAGTAAAAGAGATTTAATTGAGCAGGAAATTTTAGACGAAGTTACAAAGCTGTTAGAAGGGCAATACTTAAATGTAAAACGTGTTTTAGTAGAAGATGTGCAATTACCACCAACTATTAGACAAGCAATCGAGCGTAAATTAAAGCAAGAACAAGAGTCTTTAGAATACGAATTTAGATTAGTTACAGCTAGTAAAGAAGCAGATAAACAACGTATTGAAGCTCAAGGTAAAGCAGATGCAAATAAAATTTTGAGTGCCTCTTTAACCGATAAAATTTTGCAAGACAAAGGCATTGAAGCTACAGTAAAACTTTCAGAATCAAGTAATAGCAAAGTAATTGTTATTGGTTCTGGAGATACTGGAATGCCAATAATTTTAGGCAATCAATAA
- the hisG gene encoding ATP phosphoribosyltransferase: MSKLKIAVQKSGRLNEDSMKILKAVGISIDNGKDQLKASAKNFPLEIFYLRNGDIPQYLKDGVVDVAIIGENVLIEKGNDIKIAEKLGFSSCKVSVAVPKAATYNSVKDLEGKRIATSYPNTVNQFLNKNGIKANLHIINGSVEIAPNIGLADAIVDIVSSGSTLFKNGLKEAEVILKSEAVLAVSPKISEDNQAILNKLQFRLQSVLKARQSRYVLLNAPNNKVNDIINILPGMKSPTVLPLAEDGWSSIHSVINKNDFWEIIDELKENGAEGILVCPIENMVI; this comes from the coding sequence ATGAGTAAATTAAAAATTGCAGTTCAAAAATCAGGACGATTAAACGAGGATTCAATGAAAATCCTTAAAGCTGTTGGTATTTCTATAGACAATGGTAAAGATCAATTAAAAGCTTCGGCTAAAAACTTCCCTTTAGAAATTTTTTACCTGCGTAATGGCGATATTCCACAATACCTTAAAGATGGAGTGGTAGACGTTGCTATCATTGGAGAAAATGTTTTAATAGAAAAAGGTAACGATATCAAAATTGCCGAAAAACTAGGCTTTTCATCTTGTAAAGTTTCTGTAGCTGTACCAAAAGCTGCAACATACAATTCGGTTAAAGATTTAGAAGGAAAACGTATAGCAACATCTTATCCAAATACAGTAAATCAATTTTTAAATAAAAACGGAATTAAAGCTAATTTACATATCATTAATGGTTCGGTTGAAATTGCTCCAAATATTGGATTAGCAGATGCTATTGTAGATATTGTTTCTAGCGGAAGCACATTATTTAAAAATGGTTTAAAAGAAGCAGAAGTTATTTTAAAATCTGAAGCCGTGTTGGCGGTTTCACCTAAAATTTCTGAAGACAATCAAGCTATTTTAAATAAATTACAATTTAGACTACAGTCTGTTTTAAAAGCAAGACAATCACGTTATGTGTTGTTAAATGCTCCAAATAATAAGGTTAACGATATTATTAATATTCTTCCAGGTATGAAAAGTCCAACGGTTTTGCCACTAGCAGAAGACGGTTGGAGTTCAATTCACTCTGTAATTAACAAAAATGATTTCTGGGAAATTATAGATGAATTAAAAGAAAATGGAGCAGAAGGCATCCTAGTTTGTCCAATCGAAAATATGGTGATATAA
- the hisD gene encoding histidinol dehydrogenase: protein MRTISNPKQSTWLDILKRPTQTVNDIETTVTQIFEDVQRNGDQAVAKYTQLFDGVELTSNIVSTEEVELASSKISENLKQAIQQAKTNIETFHKAQKTEKVSVETTQGVNCWQEKRAIQKVGIYIPAGTAPLFSTVLMLAVPAQIAGCKEIILCSPPNKEGKIANEILYAAQLCGVTKIIKVGGIQAIAGLTFGTESMPQVYKIFGPGNQFVTVAKQLATKYGVAIDMPAGPSELLVVADDTANASYVASDLLSQAEHGADSQVILVSTSQNFINAVAEEIKVQIKALPRQDIAKQAIENSKSILVETDAIALDLINQYGPEHFIVCTKNDDFYVNGIENAGSVFIGNYTPESAGDYASGTNHTLPTNGFSKAYSGVNLDSFTKAITFQNITKQGLLNIGNTIELMAEAEGLQAHKNAVTLRLNDLK from the coding sequence ATGAGAACTATTAGCAATCCTAAACAATCCACTTGGTTAGATATTTTAAAACGACCAACGCAAACCGTTAACGATATTGAAACTACGGTCACTCAAATTTTTGAAGACGTACAACGTAATGGAGACCAAGCAGTAGCAAAATATACACAATTATTTGATGGTGTAGAATTAACATCAAATATTGTAAGTACTGAAGAAGTTGAATTAGCAAGTTCTAAAATCTCAGAAAATTTAAAGCAAGCCATACAACAAGCAAAAACAAATATTGAAACTTTTCACAAAGCACAAAAAACAGAAAAAGTTAGTGTTGAAACTACTCAAGGCGTAAACTGTTGGCAAGAAAAAAGAGCCATTCAAAAAGTTGGTATTTACATTCCTGCTGGTACAGCACCATTGTTTTCAACCGTTTTAATGTTAGCTGTTCCTGCGCAAATAGCAGGATGTAAGGAGATAATATTATGTTCGCCTCCAAATAAGGAAGGAAAAATAGCTAATGAAATTTTATACGCAGCGCAATTATGTGGTGTAACCAAAATTATTAAAGTTGGTGGCATTCAAGCCATTGCCGGTTTAACCTTTGGAACAGAAAGTATGCCGCAGGTTTATAAAATTTTTGGACCAGGAAACCAATTTGTAACCGTAGCAAAACAATTAGCAACTAAATATGGTGTCGCAATCGATATGCCAGCAGGACCAAGTGAGTTATTAGTTGTAGCAGATGATACTGCAAATGCAAGTTATGTGGCTTCAGATTTGTTATCTCAAGCAGAACATGGCGCAGATAGTCAAGTCATTTTGGTGTCTACATCTCAAAATTTCATTAACGCTGTAGCGGAAGAAATAAAGGTTCAAATAAAAGCACTTCCAAGACAAGATATTGCTAAACAAGCGATAGAGAATTCAAAATCTATTTTAGTTGAAACTGATGCTATAGCATTAGATTTAATCAATCAATATGGACCAGAACACTTTATAGTGTGTACAAAAAATGATGATTTTTACGTTAACGGAATTGAAAACGCAGGATCTGTATTTATTGGTAATTATACACCAGAAAGTGCTGGAGATTATGCATCTGGTACCAATCACACCTTACCAACCAATGGGTTTAGTAAAGCGTATTCTGGAGTGAATTTAGATAGTTTTACTAAAGCAATTACATTTCAAAATATAACAAAACAAGGTTTGCTTAATATTGGGAATACTATTGAGTTAATGGCTGAAGCTGAAGGTTTACAAGCGCACAAAAATGCAGTAACTCTTCGTTTAAACGATTTAAAGTAA
- the hisC gene encoding histidinol-phosphate transaminase, with amino-acid sequence MKMKQNLNINNLVRANIKALKPYSSAREEFKGTADVFLDANENPFGELNRYPDPKQIKIKEKLSEIKSVETNQIFIGNGSDEVIDLAFRIFCEPGKDKVLTFTPTYGMYDVSANINNIEVIKQPLINDFQINLNQLQPYLDVEEVKIIFICSPNNPTGNTINTEDIEYILENFNGIVIVDEAYIDFSSQASFIKNINKYNNLIVSQTFSKAWGLAGVRVGVAYASEAIIALYNRVKPPYNVSTLNQEAVLNSLNNQTEVAKNIDTILSERTKLKDALSQLPIVKKIYPTDANFLLVEVDNANKTYQYLINKKVIIRNRNTQVENCIRITVGTSEENEKLIENLQLISKS; translated from the coding sequence ATGAAAATGAAACAAAATTTAAACATAAACAACCTAGTTAGAGCTAACATCAAAGCTTTAAAACCGTATTCATCAGCAAGAGAAGAGTTTAAAGGTACAGCAGATGTGTTTTTAGATGCCAACGAAAATCCGTTTGGTGAGTTAAACCGTTATCCAGACCCTAAGCAAATAAAGATTAAAGAAAAACTATCAGAAATTAAATCTGTAGAAACCAATCAAATTTTTATAGGTAATGGTAGTGATGAAGTTATAGATTTAGCGTTTCGTATTTTTTGTGAACCAGGAAAAGATAAGGTGTTAACCTTTACGCCAACTTACGGAATGTACGATGTGTCTGCAAACATCAATAATATTGAGGTAATTAAACAACCTCTAATTAACGATTTTCAAATAAATCTAAATCAGCTACAACCGTATTTAGATGTTGAAGAGGTGAAAATCATTTTTATTTGTTCACCAAACAATCCAACAGGAAACACTATTAATACTGAAGATATTGAATATATTTTAGAGAATTTTAATGGTATCGTGATTGTAGACGAAGCTTATATCGATTTTAGCTCGCAAGCATCATTCATTAAAAATATAAATAAATACAACAATCTAATTGTAAGTCAAACCTTTAGTAAAGCTTGGGGATTAGCAGGTGTTAGAGTTGGTGTTGCTTATGCAAGTGAAGCCATTATTGCACTTTATAATCGTGTAAAACCACCATATAACGTTAGTACATTAAATCAAGAAGCAGTTTTAAATAGCTTAAATAATCAAACTGAAGTTGCTAAAAATATTGACACAATTCTTTCAGAAAGAACGAAATTAAAAGACGCTTTAAGTCAATTACCTATCGTAAAAAAAATATACCCAACAGATGCTAACTTTTTATTGGTTGAAGTAGATAATGCTAATAAAACGTATCAATATTTAATCAATAAAAAAGTAATTATTAGAAACAGAAATACTCAAGTAGAGAATTGTATACGTATTACTGTGGGAACAAGTGAAGAAAATGAGAAATTAATTGAAAACCTTCAATTAATTTCGAAATCCTGA
- a CDS encoding GIY-YIG nuclease family protein: MTNNYYCYILTNKNRTVLYVGYTENIRQRIEQHEKGKGSVFTKKYNVFDLIHLEKFELKKEAKSRERQLKN; the protein is encoded by the coding sequence ATGACAAATAATTACTATTGTTACATTTTAACAAATAAGAATAGAACTGTCTTGTATGTTGGTTATACAGAAAATATTCGTCAAAGAATAGAACAACATGAAAAAGGGAAAGGTTCTGTATTTACTAAAAAGTACAATGTATTCGATTTAATCCATTTAGAAAAATTTGAGTTAAAAAAAGAAGCAAAATCAAGAGAAAGACAACTTAAAAATTGA
- the hisB gene encoding bifunctional histidinol-phosphatase/imidazoleglycerol-phosphate dehydratase HisB, producing MKKVLFIDRDGTLVLEPPVDYQLDSLEKLEFYPKVFQYMAKIASELDFELVMVTNQDGLGTDSFPEDTFWPAQNKVISAFEKEGVVFSEVCIDKTFPHENAETRKPRTGLLTKYFDKAEYDLENSFVLGDRITDMELAKNLGAKGIFLSEDPELGADEIESSKQAILDCIALTSTDWKTIYEFLKLNDRVAEITRNTNETKIYIKLNLDGSGKNEIDTGLKFFDHMLDQIGRHGAMDLTIKVDGDLEVDEHHTIEDTMIAFGELFNKALGNKLGIERYGFCLPMDDCLAQVAVDFGGRNWLEWEADFKREKIGDMPTEMFFHLFKSFTDGAKCNLNIKAEGTNEHHKIEGIFKAFAKAMKMAVKRDANKMFLPSTKGML from the coding sequence ATGAAAAAAGTACTATTCATAGACAGAGACGGAACCTTGGTTTTAGAGCCACCTGTAGATTATCAATTAGATAGTTTAGAGAAATTAGAGTTCTACCCAAAAGTGTTTCAATACATGGCTAAAATAGCTTCAGAGTTAGATTTTGAGCTAGTTATGGTAACCAATCAAGATGGTTTAGGGACAGATTCTTTTCCAGAAGACACCTTTTGGCCAGCGCAAAACAAAGTGATTTCAGCATTCGAAAAAGAAGGTGTTGTGTTTTCTGAAGTTTGTATAGACAAAACCTTTCCGCATGAAAATGCTGAAACTCGTAAACCAAGAACAGGTTTGCTAACAAAGTATTTTGATAAAGCTGAATACGATTTAGAAAACAGTTTTGTTTTAGGTGATCGTATTACAGACATGGAATTGGCTAAAAACCTTGGAGCAAAAGGTATATTTTTATCTGAAGATCCTGAATTAGGAGCAGATGAAATTGAAAGCTCAAAACAAGCTATATTAGATTGTATTGCTTTAACAAGCACAGATTGGAAAACTATTTACGAGTTTCTAAAATTAAATGATCGTGTCGCTGAAATTACTCGTAATACTAACGAAACCAAGATATATATTAAATTAAACCTTGATGGTTCTGGTAAAAATGAAATTGATACAGGTTTAAAGTTTTTTGATCACATGTTAGACCAAATTGGTCGTCATGGCGCAATGGATTTAACCATTAAAGTAGATGGTGATTTAGAGGTAGATGAGCATCACACGATTGAAGACACCATGATTGCTTTTGGCGAATTGTTTAATAAAGCCTTGGGTAATAAATTAGGTATTGAGCGTTACGGATTTTGTTTACCAATGGACGATTGCTTAGCTCAAGTAGCTGTTGACTTTGGAGGTAGAAATTGGTTAGAATGGGAAGCCGATTTTAAACGCGAAAAAATAGGCGATATGCCAACCGAAATGTTTTTCCACTTGTTTAAATCCTTTACAGATGGCGCAAAATGTAACTTAAATATTAAAGCTGAAGGTACTAACGAGCATCACAAAATAGAAGGTATTTTTAAAGCCTTTGCAAAAGCAATGAAAATGGCAGTAAAACGTGATGCTAATAAAATGTTTTTACCATCAACTAAAGGTATGTTGTAA
- the hisH gene encoding imidazole glycerol phosphate synthase subunit HisH, with the protein MKLVIIDYGAGNIKSIQFAFKRLGYNAILSNNPDEIKAADKVIFPGVGEASSAMKMLKESGLDTLIPTLKQPVLGICLGMQLMCKSSEEGNTKGLGIFDVDVKRFNNTVKVPQMGWNTITDLKSDLFKGVKNQEFMYSVHSFYAENCKQSIATTTYSLDFASALQKDNFYGVQFHPEKSSVVGEQILKNFITL; encoded by the coding sequence ATGAAGTTAGTAATTATAGATTACGGAGCAGGTAATATAAAAAGCATTCAATTTGCCTTTAAACGCTTAGGTTACAATGCTATTTTATCAAACAATCCAGATGAGATTAAAGCAGCAGACAAAGTTATTTTTCCAGGAGTTGGCGAAGCAAGTTCAGCAATGAAAATGCTTAAAGAGAGCGGTTTAGACACTTTAATTCCAACATTAAAACAACCAGTTTTAGGAATTTGTTTAGGCATGCAATTGATGTGTAAATCTTCAGAAGAAGGTAACACCAAAGGTTTGGGAATTTTTGATGTAGATGTAAAACGTTTCAACAATACAGTTAAAGTACCACAAATGGGATGGAATACGATAACAGATTTAAAATCAGATTTGTTTAAAGGTGTCAAAAACCAAGAGTTTATGTATTCTGTACATAGTTTTTATGCCGAAAATTGTAAACAAAGTATTGCCACAACTACTTATAGTTTAGATTTTGCTTCAGCTTTACAAAAAGATAATTTTTATGGTGTACAATTTCATCCAGAAAAATCATCAGTAGTAGGAGAGCAAATATTAAAAAATTTTATAACGCTTTAG
- a CDS encoding DUF3592 domain-containing protein, whose translation MKLKYLFIVLGLIGITMLLVAFYKCINTFEFLSKSNETEGEIIEIVSTFNATNTSDQSLRVLYKPLIRFYDLKGNPIEFHSPIGSKLPKNYNVGDKITILYNTQDPKKAVIKSFSSLWSESILLGIFGIILISIAIVFFVLSKKIAHA comes from the coding sequence ATGAAACTTAAATATCTTTTTATAGTTCTGGGATTAATAGGAATTACAATGCTTTTAGTAGCTTTTTATAAGTGTATAAACACTTTTGAATTTCTTTCAAAATCTAATGAAACTGAAGGTGAAATTATAGAAATAGTAAGTACGTTTAATGCCACAAATACAAGTGATCAGTCTTTAAGAGTGCTTTATAAGCCATTAATTAGGTTTTATGATTTAAAAGGAAATCCTATAGAATTTCATTCACCTATAGGAAGCAAATTGCCTAAAAACTATAATGTTGGAGATAAAATAACTATTCTTTATAATACACAAGACCCTAAAAAAGCTGTGATTAAAAGCTTCAGTTCTTTATGGTCTGAGAGTATACTATTAGGAATATTTGGAATAATTTTAATTAGCATCGCTATTGTTTTCTTTGTTTTATCAAAAAAAATAGCGCACGCTTAA
- the hisA gene encoding 1-(5-phosphoribosyl)-5-[(5-phosphoribosylamino)methylideneamino]imidazole-4-carboxamide isomerase, giving the protein MRIIPAIDIIDGKCVRLTKGDYNTTKIYNENPLEVAKQFEDAGIEYLHMVDLDGAKADHVVNYRVLEQVASKTNLKIDFGGGLKSDNDIITAFNSGAKQITGGSIAVKNRDTFERWISKYGSQKIILGADCKNEKVAISGWLEESSLEVIPFIKAYQKQGIKYVVCTDISKDGMLEGPSIELYKNIIQQCSNGSSGQSIKLIASGGVTTIQDLEKLSEINCEGVIIGKAIYENRISLKELTNFILKQ; this is encoded by the coding sequence ATGAGAATAATACCAGCAATAGACATAATAGACGGAAAATGTGTACGCTTAACAAAAGGCGATTACAATACCACTAAAATTTATAATGAAAACCCACTAGAGGTTGCAAAACAATTTGAAGACGCAGGAATCGAATATTTACATATGGTAGATTTAGATGGTGCAAAAGCCGATCATGTTGTAAACTATCGAGTTTTAGAGCAAGTAGCATCTAAAACCAACTTAAAAATCGATTTTGGAGGTGGTTTAAAGTCTGATAATGATATTATTACAGCATTTAATTCTGGTGCAAAACAAATTACAGGCGGAAGTATTGCTGTTAAAAACAGAGATACTTTTGAGCGTTGGATTAGTAAATATGGTTCTCAAAAAATCATTTTGGGTGCAGACTGTAAAAATGAAAAAGTAGCCATAAGTGGTTGGTTAGAAGAGAGTAGTTTAGAAGTAATTCCGTTTATAAAAGCGTATCAAAAACAAGGAATTAAGTATGTGGTTTGTACAGATATTTCAAAAGACGGAATGTTAGAAGGTCCATCAATAGAATTATATAAAAATATTATTCAGCAATGTTCAAATGGTAGTTCTGGTCAATCCATAAAACTTATAGCATCTGGTGGAGTAACGACTATTCAAGATTTAGAAAAGCTTTCAGAAATTAATTGTGAAGGTGTAATTATTGGTAAAGCGATTTACGAAAACAGAATTTCTTTAAAAGAATTGACAAATTTCATTTTAAAACAATAG
- the hisF gene encoding imidazole glycerol phosphate synthase subunit HisF has product MLTKRIIPCLDIKNGRTVKGVNFVNLRDAGDPVELAKQYAVKGADELVFLDISATLEGRKTMIDMVLKVAEQVNIPFTVGGGISSVEDVDILLKSGADKVSVNSSAVKRPELVNELANKFGSQCVVVAIDAKQIDGEWMVHLAGGSIPTNLNLFDWAKEVERRGAGEILFTSMNNDGTKAGFANKALAKLSETLNIPIIASGGAGTVQHFVDTFKDGKADAALAASVFHFGEIAIKDLKEALKDNNIAVRL; this is encoded by the coding sequence ATGCTCACAAAACGAATTATACCATGTTTAGACATTAAAAACGGAAGAACCGTTAAAGGTGTCAATTTTGTAAATCTTCGTGATGCTGGAGATCCAGTAGAATTAGCAAAACAATATGCTGTAAAAGGTGCAGACGAGCTTGTTTTTCTAGATATTTCAGCAACTTTAGAAGGTAGAAAAACTATGATTGATATGGTTTTAAAGGTAGCAGAACAGGTTAATATTCCGTTTACAGTTGGTGGTGGAATTTCGTCTGTTGAAGATGTTGACATCCTTTTAAAATCTGGAGCAGATAAAGTGTCTGTAAATTCTTCAGCAGTAAAACGACCAGAATTGGTTAATGAGTTAGCAAATAAATTTGGTAGCCAATGTGTTGTGGTTGCTATAGATGCTAAGCAAATTGATGGTGAATGGATGGTGCATTTAGCAGGAGGAAGTATTCCAACCAATTTAAATTTATTCGATTGGGCAAAAGAAGTTGAACGTAGAGGTGCAGGAGAAATACTATTTACATCCATGAATAACGATGGTACAAAAGCAGGTTTTGCAAATAAAGCTTTAGCCAAGTTATCTGAAACATTAAATATACCAATTATTGCTTCAGGTGGAGCAGGAACAGTTCAGCATTTTGTAGATACATTTAAAGATGGAAAAGCGGATGCTGCATTGGCTGCAAGCGTATTTCATTTTGGTGAAATAGCAATTAAAGATTTAAAAGAAGCATTAAAAGACAACAATATAGCAGTAAGACTTTAA
- the hisIE gene encoding bifunctional phosphoribosyl-AMP cyclohydrolase/phosphoribosyl-ATP diphosphatase HisIE — translation MNIDFNKNNDGLVPAIIQDATTKNVLMLGYMNEEAFNKTKDTKLVTFFSRSKNRLWTKGEESGNVLNLVDIKLDCDNDTLLIQVNPKGPTCHKGSDTCWNDTNAENFGFISKLENTIESRVKAGDSEKSYVASLFAKGINKVAQKVGEEAVEVVIEAKDDNDNLFLNESADLLFHYLMLLQAKGFKLNDVVNVLKGREKK, via the coding sequence ATGAACATAGATTTTAATAAAAACAACGACGGATTAGTGCCAGCAATCATACAAGACGCAACAACAAAAAACGTGTTAATGTTGGGCTACATGAATGAAGAAGCATTTAATAAAACCAAAGACACAAAATTAGTTACCTTTTTTAGCAGAAGTAAAAATCGTTTATGGACTAAAGGTGAAGAAAGCGGAAACGTTTTAAATCTGGTTGACATTAAATTAGATTGTGATAACGATACGTTATTAATTCAAGTTAACCCAAAAGGACCAACGTGTCACAAAGGAAGTGATACCTGTTGGAATGATACTAATGCTGAAAATTTTGGGTTTATTTCTAAATTAGAAAACACAATTGAAAGTCGTGTAAAAGCAGGAGATTCAGAAAAATCATATGTCGCTTCATTATTCGCCAAAGGCATAAATAAAGTGGCTCAAAAAGTAGGAGAGGAAGCTGTAGAAGTGGTTATTGAAGCAAAAGATGATAACGACAATTTGTTTTTAAACGAAAGTGCAGATTTATTGTTTCACTACTTAATGTTATTGCAAGCTAAAGGTTTTAAACTTAATGATGTGGTTAACGTTTTAAAAGGACGTGAGAAGAAATAA
- a CDS encoding S41 family peptidase, with amino-acid sequence MKHLIAFSTIFFFGISFAFTQNETCNCKADLDFIVSKLKKMPSYKKQIKGDKKENFETVYKMLSLQMKQPIAIEACFKLLLKQTNLINDNHLSLSIKQPFLDINSNTRKIGFNHPETDRNIEDLKNELSQKKTNSIEGIYNYSTSLKVGIYYDDNKNQYIGVILESNLKQWEIGDISFYAYKTINNKYNIYHYKLENKTPRLLKSLTFENGRLWSYKKKGTSDVEFIKKNQKSFTFKQLNENTQYLYFANFSNSKKKDLLAFYEETKNKLTAKNIIVDLRSNTGGNKKYSDPFIKLLKHKNVYILTNAFTASNGEQFTLKLKKLKHATHLGQTTFGVIAYGLNYGRSYTTPSKYFSVTPTDMNFHKYFQYESIGIKPDITLDFKTDWIRQTLDIISENK; translated from the coding sequence ATGAAACATTTAATTGCTTTTAGCACAATTTTTTTCTTCGGAATTTCATTCGCTTTCACACAAAACGAAACCTGCAATTGTAAAGCCGACTTAGATTTTATAGTAAGTAAATTAAAGAAAATGCCATCTTATAAAAAACAAATAAAAGGAGATAAAAAAGAAAATTTTGAGACTGTTTATAAAATGCTTTCATTACAAATGAAACAACCAATTGCTATAGAAGCCTGCTTTAAACTTTTATTAAAACAAACAAACCTAATTAATGACAACCATTTAAGTTTATCTATAAAACAACCCTTTTTAGATATAAACTCAAATACTAGAAAAATTGGTTTTAATCACCCAGAAACAGATAGAAATATTGAAGATTTAAAAAACGAATTAAGCCAAAAGAAAACTAATTCTATTGAAGGTATTTACAATTACAGCACATCTTTAAAAGTTGGAATATATTATGATGATAACAAAAACCAATATATAGGTGTTATACTTGAAAGTAATTTAAAACAATGGGAAATTGGAGATATAAGTTTCTACGCATACAAAACTATTAATAATAAATACAATATTTATCACTACAAACTTGAGAATAAAACACCTAGATTATTAAAGAGTTTAACGTTTGAAAATGGAAGATTATGGAGTTATAAAAAGAAAGGCACAAGCGATGTTGAATTTATTAAAAAGAATCAAAAATCTTTTACTTTTAAACAACTTAATGAGAATACACAGTATTTATATTTTGCCAATTTTAGTAATAGTAAAAAGAAAGATTTATTAGCTTTCTATGAAGAAACTAAAAACAAATTAACAGCAAAAAATATAATAGTAGATTTAAGAAGTAACACCGGAGGAAATAAAAAATATTCAGATCCTTTTATAAAACTTTTAAAACATAAAAATGTATATATATTAACAAATGCTTTTACAGCTAGCAATGGCGAGCAATTTACTTTAAAATTAAAAAAACTCAAGCACGCAACACATTTAGGGCAAACTACATTTGGCGTTATTGCATATGGATTAAATTACGGAAGAAGCTATACAACACCTTCAAAATATTTTTCTGTTACTCCTACAGATATGAATTTTCATAAATATTTTCAATATGAAAGTATAGGAATAAAACCAGATATAACTCTAGATTTTAAAACAGATTGGATTAGGCAAACTTTAGATATTATTAGTGAAAACAAATAA